A stretch of Desulfotalea psychrophila LSv54 DNA encodes these proteins:
- a CDS encoding ABC transporter substrate-binding protein: MKKIFFLVLCLLPFTTSAMASTVTVTDQVGRRVTIPQPVKRVVTTFLPATVFALCVGLEDTLVAATSKDMSLSIYKALVHKKDVPLLVGSRSSGLNLETIISLHPDLVIMYGQKDGVRLANRLTALGIPTIVISPETMADMQETLQLIGRASGRDEQSTWVVAAMTHIQSILTERLAGLARPEVYYTINPLLRTSSGNMLQDEIIELAGGHNVSHDTRGFFISITREQLIAWNPEAILCSDRLTDKGMARLQSPQFSSLAAVKNEQVFRFPRDTYWDFPSPLSMAGVLWLAHRLHPEAFVGIDVQAEIDAYYDIVFGEGFSAGHPHVVGRGSR, translated from the coding sequence ATGAAAAAAATATTTTTCCTAGTTCTTTGCCTCCTGCCTTTTACGACCTCTGCCATGGCAAGTACTGTCACCGTAACCGACCAGGTTGGTCGTCGGGTAACTATCCCCCAACCGGTAAAACGGGTGGTAACTACCTTTCTTCCTGCCACGGTTTTTGCCCTCTGTGTCGGCCTTGAGGATACCCTTGTTGCTGCCACCAGTAAGGATATGAGTCTCTCCATCTACAAGGCTCTGGTTCATAAAAAAGATGTGCCTCTTCTGGTGGGAAGCAGATCCTCTGGTCTCAATCTTGAGACTATTATCTCTTTGCATCCAGATCTGGTCATCATGTATGGGCAAAAGGATGGGGTGCGTCTTGCCAATCGGCTTACTGCCCTGGGAATTCCCACAATTGTAATTTCGCCGGAGACCATGGCTGATATGCAGGAAACCCTGCAGCTCATTGGCCGGGCCTCGGGACGGGATGAGCAGAGTACTTGGGTTGTTGCTGCCATGACCCATATTCAGTCGATATTGACCGAGCGGCTGGCAGGGTTGGCAAGGCCCGAGGTTTACTATACCATTAATCCTCTCCTGCGAACTTCCTCGGGCAATATGCTCCAAGATGAAATTATCGAGCTTGCCGGGGGCCATAACGTCAGCCATGATACCAGGGGGTTTTTTATCTCAATAACCCGCGAACAGCTCATTGCCTGGAACCCTGAGGCCATACTCTGTAGCGATCGGCTCACCGATAAAGGTATGGCTCGCCTGCAGTCACCACAATTTTCCTCTCTTGCCGCCGTTAAAAACGAGCAGGTTTTTCGTTTTCCCCGAGATACCTATTGGGATTTTCCCTCTCCGCTCTCCATGGCCGGGGTGCTCTGGCTTGCTCATCGTCTGCATCCGGAGGCCTTTGTCGGTATTGATGTGCAGGCCGAGATAGATGCCTACTATGATATTGTTTTTGGCGAGGGCTTTAGTGCGGGACATCCCCATGTTGTTGGTCGAGGCTCACGGTGA
- a CDS encoding FecCD family ABC transporter permease, with translation MSNKIDEKRVYLILFSLLALLILLSACIGRMPLAVSEVFWAVAKFPSLLWTVLQGDYGSLTESERVLFLIRFPRMVLALAVGCGLSVSGAVYQGLFRNPLVSPDILGVAAGCTLGAAIGLLLPGSSFAVVRLLSFIMGLLAVSLALGLARAVPTSKILVLVLSGIIIGSLFHACLMIVKIVADPYGELPAIVFWTMGSLSGASWQDTLQIVPIIACGYLIFHIFRYRLNVLSLGDGQAKALGVNPRGLRLFLIAVSSLMIAVCVSSCGQIAWVGLVVPHIVRTCLGPNHRLVVPCSALLGAIFLLGADDIARSAMSCELPLGVITSLIGGPIFAWLLYKNQNRGWV, from the coding sequence ATGTCGAATAAAATTGATGAAAAAAGGGTGTATCTCATCCTTTTTTCCCTTCTGGCTCTGTTGATCCTCCTCTCGGCCTGTATTGGCCGAATGCCTCTGGCTGTCTCGGAGGTGTTTTGGGCGGTGGCAAAATTTCCTTCCCTGCTGTGGACGGTCTTGCAGGGAGATTATGGTTCCCTTACGGAATCTGAAAGGGTCCTGTTTCTTATCCGTTTTCCCCGCATGGTTTTGGCCCTCGCGGTCGGCTGTGGCCTTTCGGTTTCTGGTGCTGTCTACCAGGGGCTTTTTCGTAATCCACTGGTCTCTCCCGATATCCTTGGGGTGGCCGCTGGTTGCACTCTAGGGGCTGCTATTGGCTTGCTGCTCCCGGGTTCCAGCTTTGCCGTGGTCCGTCTCCTCTCCTTTATCATGGGCCTGTTGGCCGTGAGCCTTGCCCTTGGTCTTGCCAGGGCCGTGCCCACCTCAAAGATACTGGTTCTGGTTCTCAGCGGTATCATTATTGGCTCCCTCTTTCACGCCTGTTTGATGATTGTCAAAATCGTGGCCGACCCCTATGGCGAACTGCCGGCCATTGTCTTTTGGACCATGGGTTCTCTCTCTGGAGCCTCCTGGCAGGATACCCTGCAGATAGTACCTATCATTGCCTGCGGTTATCTTATTTTCCATATATTTCGCTATAGATTGAATGTTCTCTCTTTAGGAGATGGTCAGGCCAAGGCCCTTGGGGTCAATCCTCGTGGTCTTCGCCTTTTCCTTATAGCCGTGAGTTCACTGATGATTGCGGTCTGTGTCTCCTCCTGTGGGCAGATTGCCTGGGTGGGGCTTGTCGTCCCCCATATTGTCCGTACCTGTTTAGGGCCTAATCATCGTTTGGTGGTGCCCTGTTCCGCCCTTCTGGGTGCTATTTTTCTTTTGGGGGCAGATGATATTGCCCGCTCTGCCATGAGCTGTGAATTGCCTCTGGGGGTGATTACCTCCCTGATCGGTGGGCCCATCTTTGCCTGGCTGCTTTATAAAAATCAAAATAGGGGGTGGGTATGA
- a CDS encoding twin-arginine translocation signal domain-containing protein, with product MHEERRDFLKTTLGAGVVGVTTFLAAKTGLASDKSQNATSSNGVVTGTSPKKEILYKKTANWDIYYKSSY from the coding sequence ATGCATGAGGAGAGAAGAGATTTCCTAAAAACGACACTGGGAGCAGGTGTCGTGGGAGTTACAACTTTTTTAGCTGCCAAGACAGGCCTTGCGAGTGATAAAAGCCAGAACGCAACAAGCTCAAATGGAGTCGTAACAGGAACATCTCCCAAAAAAGAAATTCTCTACAAGAAAACAGCGAATTGGGATATTTACTACAAGTCATCGTACTAA
- a CDS encoding formate dehydrogenase subunit alpha, whose amino-acid sequence MIKETLNNMSAKIGRRSFLKLAAIGAGMSATSALAATDTIRPATDEEIKNPFPGSKLVKTVCSICSAGCGIIAEVQNGVWVRQDVAQDNPISEGSHCCKGIDQIDLIKSKQRLKHPLKKVNGEWKRISWEQAVNEISDKMLALRKENGPDVAMFLGSAKFNLQQAFYFRKFAAMWGTNNIDHVARIUHSATVAGVANTWGYGAMTNHFGDVVEHSKAMLIIGANPAAANPIGMKHFLQAKDRNAAPLIVVDPVYTKTAAKADHYLRIRSGTDVAFVYGLLHIIFKNGWEDKSFLESRVYGIEDIKEEAAKWTPEETSNVTGIPAAQIIQVATILAKTKPTTVVWALGITQHSTGTSNTRIIPILQLVLGNMGKKGGGCNIIRGHDNVQGSTDMCCLADSLPGYYGLSTGSWKYFAKGWGVDFKWLEDRFAAPEWMPAKGFSLAKWWQGVLQEEKTYSSSPIRALWVQGNGITSMAQTAKIQEALDKLDLLVIAEPFVNEAAVITNKKDNIYILPVATQFETEGSVTATNRTSQWRSKVVEPLYESKPDHEVMFAFAKKFGFYDEYTRAMKMGIKDGVLTQVKKDFVWPDDASGEIARIVKTIGLGGWTAKRLREHQENWHMFDPLTLAGRGPMKGQYYGLPWPCWDEKHPGSPVLYDVDTPVNEGGMGFRNRFGLEHEGVSQLAGDAVTVKGSKVPGGYPEISRDNIEEVLSIQLTADEKSKMGKNWKVDFSGIIQEKCRAAGVAPYGNARARTIVWTFPDPIPKHREPIHSPRPDLVEKYPTYEDQTNNFRVDVRFKSEQQAQDWVKDFPTMLVTMRVVNLSGAGMLERTSKYLSHITPEMFANIHPDLALEYGLRDGDMMWLHAPQGTKIKVKAQYNFSVTPDRIALPYNFAGMMQGVDMSQNYPEGTKPYSIGESSNTITNYGFDIVSQIPEFNAGLCRIEKA is encoded by the coding sequence ATGATAAAAGAAACACTTAATAATATGTCAGCAAAGATTGGTCGGAGATCTTTTTTAAAGCTTGCGGCTATCGGGGCCGGGATGAGCGCCACATCGGCACTTGCCGCCACCGATACCATCCGCCCTGCAACCGACGAAGAGATAAAAAATCCCTTTCCCGGCTCAAAGCTGGTCAAGACAGTCTGTAGTATCTGCTCTGCCGGTTGCGGAATTATAGCAGAAGTGCAAAACGGAGTCTGGGTTCGTCAGGATGTTGCTCAGGACAACCCTATAAGTGAAGGCAGTCACTGCTGTAAGGGTATTGATCAGATTGATCTGATCAAAAGCAAGCAACGCCTGAAACATCCCCTCAAGAAGGTTAATGGAGAGTGGAAAAGGATTAGCTGGGAGCAGGCTGTTAATGAAATCTCAGATAAAATGCTGGCATTACGCAAAGAAAATGGCCCGGATGTGGCGATGTTTCTTGGCTCGGCTAAATTCAATCTGCAACAGGCCTTCTATTTTAGAAAATTTGCCGCCATGTGGGGTACGAATAATATCGACCACGTAGCCCGTATCTGACACTCCGCAACAGTCGCCGGTGTGGCGAACACGTGGGGTTACGGTGCTATGACAAATCATTTTGGTGATGTTGTAGAACATTCAAAGGCTATGCTGATTATCGGGGCAAACCCCGCTGCAGCAAACCCTATTGGCATGAAACATTTCTTACAGGCTAAAGATCGCAACGCGGCTCCTCTTATCGTAGTCGATCCTGTCTATACAAAAACTGCAGCCAAGGCTGATCACTATTTACGCATTCGCTCGGGCACCGATGTGGCCTTTGTTTATGGATTACTGCACATAATCTTTAAAAATGGTTGGGAAGATAAAAGCTTTCTTGAAAGCAGGGTCTACGGCATTGAAGACATTAAGGAAGAGGCGGCCAAGTGGACGCCGGAAGAGACCTCCAATGTCACAGGTATCCCTGCCGCACAGATCATTCAGGTAGCAACAATCCTTGCAAAGACCAAACCCACCACCGTTGTCTGGGCCCTTGGTATTACCCAACACAGCACAGGCACCTCCAACACCAGAATCATCCCTATCCTCCAGTTAGTACTGGGAAATATGGGCAAGAAGGGTGGTGGTTGCAATATCATTCGCGGCCATGACAATGTTCAGGGTTCAACGGATATGTGTTGCCTGGCCGACAGTCTACCGGGCTACTACGGTTTGTCCACCGGCTCCTGGAAGTACTTTGCCAAGGGTTGGGGAGTCGATTTCAAATGGCTTGAGGACAGATTTGCCGCGCCCGAATGGATGCCTGCCAAGGGTTTCTCACTGGCAAAATGGTGGCAGGGCGTCCTCCAGGAGGAGAAGACCTACTCATCAAGCCCCATCAGGGCGCTATGGGTACAGGGTAACGGTATCACCTCCATGGCCCAGACGGCAAAAATCCAGGAGGCCTTGGACAAGCTGGATCTCTTGGTTATCGCCGAACCCTTTGTCAACGAAGCTGCAGTCATCACCAATAAAAAAGATAATATCTATATACTCCCCGTTGCCACCCAGTTTGAAACCGAGGGAAGTGTTACAGCAACCAATAGAACCTCTCAATGGCGAAGCAAGGTTGTCGAGCCCCTCTATGAAAGCAAACCCGATCACGAGGTGATGTTTGCCTTTGCCAAAAAGTTCGGCTTTTACGACGAGTACACTCGGGCAATGAAAATGGGCATTAAGGACGGCGTTCTTACCCAAGTGAAAAAAGACTTTGTCTGGCCCGATGATGCCTCGGGTGAGATAGCACGGATTGTGAAGACAATCGGCCTTGGTGGCTGGACAGCCAAGAGACTGCGCGAACATCAGGAAAACTGGCACATGTTCGACCCACTCACCCTTGCAGGTCGCGGCCCCATGAAGGGCCAATATTACGGGCTTCCATGGCCCTGCTGGGATGAGAAACATCCAGGCAGCCCCGTCCTCTATGACGTTGACACCCCGGTCAATGAAGGCGGCATGGGATTTAGAAACAGATTTGGCCTTGAGCATGAGGGCGTAAGTCAACTTGCAGGTGATGCAGTTACCGTCAAGGGTTCCAAGGTACCGGGTGGATATCCTGAAATCAGCAGGGACAACATCGAAGAGGTGCTCAGCATCCAGCTTACAGCTGACGAAAAATCAAAGATGGGTAAAAACTGGAAGGTGGATTTCAGTGGTATTATCCAGGAAAAATGTCGGGCTGCCGGCGTCGCCCCCTATGGTAATGCCAGGGCACGGACAATTGTCTGGACCTTCCCCGATCCTATCCCCAAACACCGGGAACCGATCCACTCGCCAAGACCTGATCTGGTAGAGAAGTATCCTACCTACGAGGATCAAACCAATAACTTCAGGGTCGATGTCCGCTTTAAATCAGAACAGCAGGCTCAAGACTGGGTAAAAGACTTCCCCACCATGCTGGTGACAATGAGGGTGGTAAACCTGAGCGGGGCGGGAATGTTGGAGAGAACAAGCAAATACCTCTCACATATAACTCCGGAGATGTTTGCCAATATCCATCCTGATCTCGCCTTGGAATACGGCCTTCGTGATGGCGATATGATGTGGCTCCATGCACCTCAGGGCACCAAGATCAAGGTTAAGGCCCAGTATAACTTCAGTGTCACCCCCGACAGAATTGCCCTGCCATATAACTTCGCCGGCATGATGCAGGGTGTCGATATGAGCCAGAACTACCCGGAGGGCACAAAACCTTATAGCATTGGTGAAAGTTCAAACACAATCACCAATTACGGTTTCGATATTGTATCGCAAATTCCTGAGTTTAATGCAGGATTATGTCGCATAGAAAAAGCATAA
- a CDS encoding TorD/DmsD family molecular chaperone → MDLNSINKARTVYYGLFASLFAFNMSEDHFKNIVHSVDRLSNAPIDDQTGVALTLLKESLESGGYSGLKNENDMVFFSPTTSFTPMTASYYSEERDDGKKRVEMMNYVLQSKFRRNSDEYKENEDHIEFICLFMQKLIYDELQGEKHSQCLGKNIFKDILNDMLNPLCQRLAEHENSHIYGQVAIILKSFADIERLFFDINAPAIVDASRLAKPNIKLGKEKKAAREMVKRNHDEFSSI, encoded by the coding sequence ATGGATCTCAATTCTATCAATAAAGCACGCACAGTATACTATGGCCTGTTCGCATCACTTTTTGCCTTCAACATGAGCGAAGATCATTTCAAAAACATTGTTCACTCCGTTGATAGATTGAGCAATGCCCCCATCGATGACCAGACAGGTGTAGCACTCACCCTGCTGAAAGAAAGCTTAGAGAGCGGTGGCTACTCAGGTTTAAAAAATGAAAATGATATGGTGTTTTTTAGCCCAACAACATCGTTTACGCCCATGACCGCATCCTACTATTCTGAGGAGAGGGATGATGGGAAAAAACGGGTAGAGATGATGAACTACGTGCTGCAATCAAAGTTCAGAAGAAATAGTGATGAATATAAAGAGAATGAAGATCATATCGAATTCATTTGCCTCTTCATGCAAAAGCTCATCTACGACGAACTGCAGGGAGAAAAACACTCTCAGTGCCTGGGCAAAAACATTTTTAAAGACATCTTAAACGATATGCTGAACCCACTCTGCCAGAGATTGGCTGAACACGAGAATAGCCATATATACGGGCAAGTAGCCATTATTCTGAAATCGTTCGCCGATATTGAACGACTCTTTTTTGATATCAATGCACCGGCCATAGTTGATGCCAGCAGATTGGCCAAGCCCAATATAAAACTCGGAAAAGAGAAAAAAGCTGCAAGAGAGATGGTGAAGAGAAACCACGATGAATTCAGCAGCATCTAG
- a CDS encoding ferredoxin has translation MVKEYLFSYNKTVELDLGENFDLSATDTKKKYLISNSKESLSEIYAAEINFYFENSEDELQEKIHNIKELYKARSTALDYDQTIEHSVEIGKRITIISQGEQAKLNEALQAHGFTISTLSPADISIQGHIGKLTISCQQAKDCTQSQTDQIIWFDAPQYSSAISGVYDPKSFSLEGLIRKVSENCGAYPFLNYIKHNSSICLDTLKRGASCHKCADICPTNGIVHRNGDLLFSAIDCQACGQCISICPSGALSYAQMPRASFKDICLFYREKTALLLPEGSDLERIRLPLKKDVLPFAIKTAGFLDESHLLTLIQTSGRPIIIYTDQPSEVTKEIVQLVNAIFQSKYQRPAICLCHDAKELEQAMQETSPLAGSIFQLDVVAPKKREIFSLRLAHLVGDNDLGTLSTGPHIHYGTLSLNQES, from the coding sequence ATGGTTAAAGAATATCTTTTCAGCTATAACAAAACAGTTGAACTCGACTTGGGTGAAAATTTTGATCTCTCTGCAACTGACACCAAGAAAAAGTATCTCATCTCAAACAGCAAAGAATCTCTTTCTGAAATATACGCCGCCGAGATCAACTTCTACTTTGAAAATAGCGAAGATGAACTTCAGGAGAAGATCCATAATATAAAGGAACTCTATAAGGCCAGATCAACAGCCCTTGATTACGACCAAACAATCGAACACTCAGTTGAGATAGGCAAGAGAATAACTATCATTAGCCAAGGAGAACAGGCCAAGCTCAATGAGGCACTTCAGGCCCACGGATTCACCATCAGCACCCTCTCCCCAGCAGACATTTCTATTCAGGGCCATATCGGCAAGCTCACCATTAGCTGCCAACAGGCAAAAGACTGTACTCAGAGCCAAACTGACCAGATCATCTGGTTCGACGCCCCCCAATACAGCTCTGCCATAAGCGGCGTATATGATCCCAAAAGTTTCAGCCTTGAAGGACTTATCAGAAAGGTAAGTGAGAACTGTGGCGCCTATCCATTTTTAAACTATATAAAGCATAACTCTTCCATCTGCCTGGACACCCTTAAACGGGGAGCATCCTGCCATAAATGTGCTGATATATGCCCAACAAATGGCATCGTCCACCGCAATGGAGACTTACTCTTTTCTGCCATAGACTGTCAGGCCTGTGGACAGTGTATAAGCATCTGCCCATCCGGAGCATTAAGCTACGCCCAGATGCCGAGGGCCTCTTTCAAGGATATCTGCCTCTTCTATAGAGAAAAAACCGCCCTGCTTCTTCCCGAAGGGAGTGATCTTGAAAGGATCCGCCTACCGCTGAAAAAAGATGTTCTCCCCTTTGCCATTAAAACAGCGGGCTTTTTAGATGAGAGTCATCTGCTTACCCTGATCCAGACAAGCGGCAGACCCATTATTATCTACACAGATCAGCCCTCAGAGGTAACAAAAGAGATCGTCCAGCTCGTCAACGCTATCTTTCAGAGCAAATACCAGCGACCAGCCATATGTCTCTGCCACGATGCTAAAGAACTTGAGCAAGCAATGCAGGAGACATCTCCCCTTGCAGGCAGTATCTTTCAGCTTGATGTTGTCGCACCCAAAAAAAGAGAGATATTTTCCCTTCGCCTTGCCCACCTGGTGGGAGATAATGATCTGGGCACCCTGAGCACGGGTCCTCATATTCATTATGGGACCCTCTCCTTAAACCAGGAGAGCTGA
- a CDS encoding ATP-binding cassette domain-containing protein, which yields MSRQNSLKVERQVLLDCQNLSFSYGDKAILSGVSLQFEGGCFVALLGKNGAGKSTLLRCLCGLDSSESDHLSLKGVDLVKMKRAEIARHISFVPQEHDEMFPFSVLDVVVMGRTVFLGVFGRPKQFDYDYASQTLEELGCLYLAERVYTTLSGGEKQLVLLARALVQTREIIFLDEPTNHLDYKNRYHMLLTLKNLCQKHGTCVVACLHDPNHALLFADEVIMLEDGKVMCQGKTAEVVTGKAISRLYGIASSHSSSQGLSTVQPCFSQPAFAGRVLLLVGTSGDGKTTILQRLVAQNRSRRMAGVLCPGSWKDGKRYSSEIVDIQSGESTLFAQRERSAGPDLGSFVFYDEGQALARRALDFSEEDQQECILIDEVGPLELHGGGYAPSIPPLLALTGVRHIWAVRPTIVEQVKSRWMLVEPIIVNASDDGALAQLQKFLETEG from the coding sequence ATGAGCAGGCAGAACTCTTTAAAGGTGGAGAGGCAGGTCCTTCTTGACTGTCAAAATCTCTCCTTCTCCTATGGCGATAAGGCCATTCTTTCCGGGGTTTCCCTCCAGTTTGAGGGTGGGTGTTTTGTTGCCCTTTTGGGAAAAAATGGTGCAGGCAAGAGTACCCTGCTCCGCTGTCTCTGTGGTCTTGATAGCTCTGAATCAGATCATCTTAGCCTGAAAGGCGTTGATCTGGTGAAGATGAAACGCGCTGAGATTGCCCGGCATATTAGTTTTGTCCCCCAGGAGCATGATGAGATGTTTCCCTTTTCTGTTCTTGATGTGGTGGTTATGGGGCGTACGGTTTTTCTGGGTGTCTTTGGTCGGCCTAAGCAGTTTGATTATGATTATGCCAGCCAGACCCTTGAGGAGTTGGGTTGTTTGTATCTCGCTGAGAGGGTCTATACCACCCTCTCGGGGGGAGAAAAGCAGTTGGTTCTTCTGGCCCGGGCCCTGGTCCAGACCCGGGAGATAATTTTTCTTGATGAACCGACCAATCATCTGGATTACAAGAACCGTTATCATATGCTCTTGACCCTGAAGAATCTCTGTCAGAAACATGGGACCTGTGTTGTTGCCTGTCTGCATGATCCAAATCATGCCCTGCTCTTTGCCGATGAGGTGATCATGCTTGAGGATGGCAAGGTCATGTGTCAGGGGAAAACAGCAGAGGTGGTGACCGGTAAGGCCATCAGTCGCCTCTACGGCATTGCCTCCTCGCACTCCTCTTCTCAGGGGCTGTCCACGGTTCAACCCTGTTTTTCTCAGCCTGCCTTTGCCGGTAGGGTTCTTTTGTTGGTGGGAACCAGTGGTGATGGCAAAACCACGATTCTGCAAAGACTCGTGGCCCAGAATAGATCGCGAAGGATGGCTGGTGTTCTTTGTCCCGGTAGCTGGAAGGATGGTAAGCGTTATAGCAGCGAAATCGTTGATATTCAGAGCGGTGAGTCCACCCTCTTTGCCCAAAGAGAGAGGAGCGCTGGTCCTGATTTGGGCTCATTTGTCTTTTATGACGAGGGGCAGGCATTGGCCCGCCGGGCCTTGGATTTTAGTGAAGAAGATCAACAGGAGTGTATCCTCATCGATGAGGTCGGCCCCTTGGAATTACATGGTGGCGGCTATGCACCCAGTATTCCTCCTCTACTTGCCTTGACCGGGGTAAGGCATATTTGGGCGGTGCGACCGACCATTGTCGAGCAGGTAAAGAGCAGATGGATGTTGGTTGAGCCGATCATTGTTAATGCCTCCGATGATGGGGCCTTGGCGCAGTTGCAGAAATTTTTAGAAACCGAGGGGTAG
- a CDS encoding TonB-dependent receptor plug domain-containing protein yields the protein MKRSMLLKTSVLCLGFAGLTQLAFAGQVTTDESNVFTLGEIVVGDSSRVQDVAINNTVTAEEIESLGATTAAEALAFVPGVNLVQTTKGTSNITIQGFQQKDILVLIDGVPYYETKNGPLDLQQIPASIIGKIEVIKGASSVLYGPNAMGGVVNIITKKGVEGFAGSARVELGRDGYNREVASLNYGAENGFSVLGTVDYRRRDALRFSDSYQPVATKIKGDPTGRPNPRVIDDGGKKNNSELESLSLWTRLGYAPTDEAEVYASLYHYELERGRLFSDSYNKVKGAFSTFARYDSYRDMGVDLGGRVQTNDWLALRTMAFYHNHKDDCSFYESENLANKLATSTWDDDSYGVSIFSDMDLNRFGDLTLTAQYREDKHKDRHEKIDPYKHSKSDTFTLAGQETISWGPLSTVLGVGWNHFDVSEIAGNDDGYDSDSIDPMLGLTWTGESGLRLFGSVAKKTRFPTFSDMQDKSGKVYVLDPEKNINYTAGAEYLFFDRTNVTLSAFYNDVEDGIDTVMIAGNKTPTNIDSAKIYGIELSTDTEITERVNLGIDYTWTHARNDSADRRSDYLEDTPEHAIGTKISYQVPMIEAKFTLHGLWKIDNYILVGDGENVAEDSFVLDLSLLKDFDNGFTAGAYINNLLDADYYEGNGMASNGFNFKFIVQYAF from the coding sequence ATGAAGAGAAGTATGCTGCTGAAGACATCCGTTCTTTGTCTTGGCTTTGCCGGATTGACTCAGCTTGCCTTTGCAGGGCAGGTAACGACAGATGAGAGTAATGTTTTTACCCTGGGCGAAATTGTTGTAGGGGATAGTTCCCGTGTTCAGGATGTTGCCATTAATAATACGGTAACTGCGGAAGAGATAGAGAGTCTTGGTGCCACCACTGCCGCCGAGGCCTTGGCCTTTGTGCCTGGGGTGAATCTTGTCCAAACCACCAAGGGCACTTCAAATATTACCATTCAGGGTTTTCAGCAAAAGGATATCCTGGTCCTCATTGATGGCGTGCCTTATTATGAGACCAAAAATGGCCCGCTTGATCTGCAGCAGATTCCTGCAAGTATTATCGGTAAGATAGAGGTGATCAAGGGTGCCTCCTCCGTCCTCTATGGTCCCAATGCCATGGGTGGTGTGGTCAATATTATTACTAAGAAGGGGGTGGAGGGTTTTGCCGGCTCTGCGCGGGTAGAGCTGGGACGTGATGGTTATAATCGTGAGGTGGCTAGCCTCAACTATGGCGCTGAGAATGGCTTTTCGGTACTGGGTACCGTGGATTACAGGCGTCGTGATGCCCTTCGTTTTTCCGATAGTTATCAACCGGTGGCAACTAAGATAAAAGGTGATCCAACTGGTCGCCCAAACCCTCGGGTAATTGACGATGGTGGTAAGAAGAATAACTCCGAGCTTGAATCACTGAGTCTCTGGACCCGTCTGGGCTATGCCCCCACCGATGAGGCCGAGGTCTATGCCAGTCTCTATCACTATGAGCTGGAGCGTGGTCGCCTCTTTAGTGACAGTTATAATAAGGTGAAGGGGGCTTTTTCCACCTTTGCTCGTTATGACAGCTATCGGGATATGGGAGTGGATCTGGGTGGTAGGGTACAGACCAATGACTGGCTGGCCCTCCGCACCATGGCCTTTTATCACAATCATAAGGACGATTGTAGCTTCTATGAGAGTGAAAACTTGGCAAATAAGCTGGCAACCAGCACCTGGGACGACGACTCCTATGGGGTTTCCATTTTTTCTGATATGGACCTCAATCGTTTTGGCGACCTGACCCTGACGGCCCAGTACCGAGAGGATAAGCATAAGGATCGCCATGAGAAGATAGACCCCTATAAGCACTCAAAGTCAGATACCTTTACCCTGGCCGGGCAAGAGACCATCTCCTGGGGCCCTCTCTCCACCGTGCTTGGAGTTGGCTGGAACCATTTTGATGTCTCTGAAATTGCCGGTAATGATGATGGTTATGATAGCGATAGTATCGATCCCATGCTGGGGCTGACCTGGACAGGAGAGAGTGGCCTGCGTCTCTTTGGTTCCGTGGCCAAGAAGACCCGCTTCCCCACCTTTTCCGACATGCAAGATAAAAGTGGTAAGGTTTATGTGCTTGATCCCGAGAAGAATATCAACTACACCGCCGGTGCCGAGTACCTCTTCTTTGACAGGACCAATGTCACCCTCTCTGCCTTTTATAACGATGTCGAGGATGGGATTGATACTGTGATGATAGCAGGAAATAAGACCCCCACCAACATAGATTCGGCAAAAATCTATGGTATCGAGTTAAGCACCGACACTGAGATTACCGAGCGGGTAAATCTGGGAATTGACTATACCTGGACCCATGCCCGTAATGACTCGGCCGATAGGCGCTCCGATTACCTTGAAGATACCCCTGAGCATGCCATTGGCACTAAGATCAGTTACCAGGTGCCCATGATCGAGGCAAAATTCACCCTGCATGGCCTGTGGAAAATAGATAATTATATTTTGGTCGGTGATGGGGAAAATGTCGCAGAGGATAGCTTTGTGCTTGATCTCTCTCTGCTTAAAGATTTTGATAATGGCTTTACCGCTGGAGCCTATATTAATAACCTGCTCGATGCTGATTATTATGAGGGTAATGGTATGGCATCCAATGGTTTTAACTTCAAATTTATTGTGCAGTACGCATTCTAA
- a CDS encoding 4Fe-4S dicluster domain-containing protein produces MSCADVCNVGALTAHPEDNTLRYNPSICTQCGSCQLTCPENDCLHLLPDQLSLTPEYFRDNVLAHDEIFQCVECGIGFAPAKSIAKIIKIMTPLFANDPLRIKTLSCCSHCKAKIMLESLSIDS; encoded by the coding sequence CTGAGCTGTGCTGATGTCTGCAATGTAGGGGCGCTAACAGCGCATCCTGAAGACAATACCCTGAGATACAATCCATCGATATGTACCCAGTGCGGATCTTGCCAGCTCACCTGTCCCGAGAATGACTGCCTACACCTTCTCCCCGATCAACTCTCACTCACCCCCGAATATTTTAGGGATAATGTTCTTGCCCATGATGAAATTTTCCAATGTGTGGAGTGTGGCATAGGTTTTGCCCCGGCAAAATCAATTGCAAAAATCATAAAAATCATGACCCCTCTCTTTGCCAATGACCCCCTAAGGATCAAAACTCTCTCCTGCTGTTCCCATTGCAAGGCAAAGATAATGCTCGAATCCCTATCGATAGACAGCTGA